The genomic stretch GTATAAAGTTCGCCAAATTTCCCCATGGCAGGCAGCAGGGTAAAGCCTTGTCTTAAACGCTGGACACGACCGCCTTCCTGATCTACCGCAATTAAAATATCAGGATGCACCTGACGCATATGATCGGTCAAAGCACGGACTTGCGCCGGAGATTCGATATTGCGACCAAATAAAATCACTCCACCGACTTGCGGCGCACTTAATAGTTCAATATCTTCTTGAGTGAGGGTTGTGCCTGCGATGTCGAGCATCAATGCGCCAATCATATGCGGAATCCGTTTTAGAGTTTTTCGGAGAAAACAATACCTGAATTCTGCAATGATTTGCTACACTTTGTCAGCACAGAATATGATAAAACTACACGACATAAACATATTAAGTTGTTTAAGATGCTGAATACGTTAAATTCTGGTCGAAAAGCAACACGGTCACATTGGTCTCTAGGCCAAGGAAGTACGAATTATTTATGAAATTTCAAACTATAGCTTGCGCAGTTGCGATTGCGACAGGTGGATTCTTTTTTACCCATGTAGTGAATGATGCGATTGCGGCCAATAGTAATGAAGTGGTCAGTAAAGCAATTCAGCCATCTCAAGAGCAGGCGCTGGTGTCACGTCAGCTGGCAACCCTGGTTGACCGTCAGCATTATTTAAATATGCGTCTGGATGCCCAGACTTCGCAGCGTATTTTTGATTTCTATATTGATAGTCTTGATCCGGAACACAGTCTGTTTCTGGCCCCAGAAGTTGAAAACTATAAGAAACGCTATGGTGCCAATTTTGGTGCCAATCTGAAAGCCGGCAACTTGTCTGGTCCTTATGAAATGCATGCGCAATATCAACAGCGCTTGCACCAGTTCTACAACTATATGTTGAATGAGCTGAAAAAACCGCAGAATCTGAATCAGCCAAATGTTTATATCGAAACGGATCGTGAGAAAGCGCCATTCTTTAAAACTGAGGCTGAACAGCGTGCGCACTGGTCAAAAATGCTGGTGTCTCAGCTGATCAATCTGACCATCAGTAAAGAAGAGGAATTGGCCAAGCAGAAAGCGCTGAAAGCCAATCCGGAATTGGCCAATGGACAAGACCTGACTGGTCCTGAAGATCTAACGCCTGCGCAAACCTTGACCAAGCGTTATACCCGTCAACTGGAACGTCTCAGCCGCGTCAAAAGTGATGATGTGCTCGACAAGACACTGAACGCGATGATGCTGACTTATGATCCCCACAGTAATTACTTCCCGCCTGTGGATGCGATGGAGTTGAATCGTCAGACCACTTTACAGCTGGAAGGCGTCGGCGTATCGATTCGTCCGGAGCGTGGCAATGAAGATTATACCAAGATTGAAACCATCGTTGAAGGTGGTCCGGCCAGCAAATCCGGTCAAGTTAAATCAGGTGATCGTATCATTGGTGTAGCCCAAGACGGCGAGCAAATGGTCGATGTCATTGGCTGGCCAAGTAATGAAATTGTCGGTCTGATTCGTGGTAAACGTGGCACGAAAGTCACTCTACGCTTACTCGGTGCGGGTGCTGCCATGGGGCAGGCACGTAATGTGACCATTACCCGCGATGTGATTCAGGAAGAAGATGCCGGTGTACGTACGCGTGTAGTCGACATTCAACGCGATGGCAAGAAATATCAATATGGTGTGATCGAAATTCCATCGTTCTACCTGAACTATCGTGCACGCCGTGCCGGTACCGATTATCGTTCGGTGTCTGAAGATACCAACAAAGCCTTGAAAGAGCTGGCAGCGAAGAATGTTGCCGGGATTATTGTCGATTTACGGAATAACCCAGGTGGTTCACTGGAAGAAGTGGCGCGTATGTTGGGGCAGGTGATCAAGTCTGGTCCAGTGGTGCAGATCCGTGATGGCAATGGCAATGTCAGCGTCTTTGAAGATGATGATGGCGGTGCACAAACTTATGCTGGTCCATTGGCAGTGATGGTGAATCTGGCCTCTGCATCGGCCAGTGAAATTTACTCTGCTGCGATTCAGGATTATGAGCGCGGGATTGTGATTGGCAGTACCACCACAGGTAAAGGTACAGCACAGGTACAACTGGATAGTCTGGCGCATGGTCAGGCGACATTGACACAGCGTAAATTCTACCGTGTGACTGGTGGCAGTACCCAGAATAAAGGGGTCGTTCCGGACATTAAACTGGTCGATATTTATAACGAAGAGTTTGGCGAGCGTAAGGCTAAAAATGCCTTGCAGTGGGATACCATTCCAACGGCACCATTTAAACGTGAAGGTGCAGTACAGAAATACGTTCCTGAATTGGCTAAACTTTCTCAGCAAAGGGTCACACTGGATTCTCAGTTCAAATATTTAGAACAGCGTAAAGCAGTGATGAAGAAAGCTGAGGAAGAAAAGCGTCAGGTACTGGATTTGCAACAGCGTAAGGCTGAGTTGATTGCTATGGAGCAAAAAACGCTGGACGCAGAAAACACTCGCCGTGCCGCAACAGGTCTGAAACCTTATCCAAATTGGGAAAGTTATCAGGCTTCACTGGATGCCTTGATTGAAACACGTGCCAAGATGAAGGCCAAAGAACGTCCGGCTTTGCCTGAAGAAGAAGCTTTTGTGATTGAAGCGGCAAATGTGTTACTGGATTATGCCAACTTACAGAAAAAATCCTAAGATTTAACTTTATTTATCATTCATTAAAATAGCCTGTTTCGACAGGCTATTTTTTTTATTTTGAAAATCTGTACAAAAGACCAAATAAAATTTTGCTATGAAGTGCCATCTGTCTAAATAAAAAGAAAAAAATTGTGATAGTGATCGAATAAATGAGCTAAAAAAATGAAGCTAAATATTTGCTTAAATTTGAAACACTTCTAATATATAAGTTGTATTTTATTTTTATGTTGAGTCTTATTTTTGGGGCAATTCTCAACTTCAAAAGAAAGAAATATAAAGTCGAAATTTTAGTTAAGACTGATGCTGTTGCAAATCAATTGGCTTGTATGGATGGTCAGTCTTGAGATTTTACTGAGTTCAAATTTGACCGGGTGAAAATGGAAATATCAGTGCAGAGCATAATAAAAATGATCACCGATGGGGAACATTTTATATGATTGATATTCAGCATGATATTGGTCTGCTCATCGGTTCCATTTTCTCTGCATTAGTGGCTTGCTATCTTATTGCGCGGATTAAAAAATTTGCTTCAGGCGCTTCACAGCCAAACTTTAGTATTTTTAGTTTAATGCTAACCGCCATGCTATTGGGCCTATTCATATGGTTGATCCATTTTATTGGGCTGACAGCAAGTTTTGTGCTGAATAAATATGAGATGGATTTGGGCCTGATGCTCCTGTCTGTTCTGGTGATATGCATTGCATCTATGTTTATCCTCTGGTTAAGTACCAGAAGTACCTGGTCATTTTTCCGGTCAGTTCTCGTATTAGGTGTGATCGCACTCAGCATCTTTGGCATGCACTCTATTAGCATGATGTCATTCAATTTTACTGCCGCCCATATGCAACAGTCACCGGAATTAGTTCAGGCACATGATCAGCTATTTCTGGCCATGATACTGATGAGTGGATTGCTGCTGGTAACGCTGATTTGTATCATCGTGTCCGAACTGCGTGTGGGATTACGCAACCGTCAGCTTGCATGGGCCAATCAACAAATTGAAAATCAGACCATTCAGGACAATCTGACCAAATTACCTAACCGTTTGTATCTGGCTGAATATGCAAATCTGCTGTTTTCAGGTCAGTCCGAACAGCAGCATGAAATTGCTTTTTTATATATCGATCTGGATCGTTTTAAGGCAGTCAATGATGTGTTTGGCCATCTGGTCGGCGATCAGTTGCTGATTCAATTGACCACGCGGATTCATCTGTTATTAGGCCATCATTCCAAGCTGCTCAGAATCGGTGGGGATGAATTTCTGCTGGTACTGGAAAATACTTCAGTCGCCAAAGCTGCAAAAATGTCAGAACAGATTCTTGAACTGATTCAGGAAAGTTTCCTGATTGAAGGCAAGAGTATTCATATCTCGGGCAGTATTGGTATTGCCATGTATCCGGAGCACGGCAAAAATTTACAGGATCTGCTGGTCAATGCTGATGCCGCGATGCTGAGTTCCAAGTATCAGGGACGCAATACCTATTCAGTCTTTAATTACTCTACCGATCAGGATAAAAGCAAGAGTCAGAGTACCCTGATTAATGATCTATATAAAGCCGTGGAAGAACAGCAGTTTGTGCTGTTTTATCAGCCCAAGTTTTGGACCAAGGATCGTAGCTTGTGTGGGGTAGAGGCATTAATTCGCTGGAACCATCCCCAGTTTGGGCTGCTCGGCCCGAATCTGTTTATCAATGCAGCTGAAAAAACCGGACTGATTATTCAAATGGGCTATTGGGCATTGGAACTGGCTTGTCAGCAGATTCAAAAATGGCAACGGACACATACTGAATTTTTCCCTATCGCGGTCAATTTGTCTGCGGTACAATTTGAACATAAGCATCTGTTTAGTACTTTAGAAAAGTTATTTGCACAATATAAAATCAGTCCTCAGCATTTAATGATCGAGATTACTGAATCGACTGCCATGCATCATATTGATGTGAGTATGCGCAGCTTTAAGCGCTTAAGACAAATGGGCATCCGTCTAGCCATTGATGATTTTGGTACAGGGCATTCCAGTTTTCTCTATTTAAAGAATTTCGCCGTAGATGAGTTAAAAATTGACCGGGAATTTATCAAAAATCTGGCAGTCGGCTCCAAAGAAGAAATGATTCTGGAAAGCATTATTCAGCTGGCCATAAAACTGGGCTTGGTGGTGACCGCCGAAGGTGTTGAAACAGAAGCGCAAGCAGAAATTTTAACCCGGCTCGGTTGTGAACAATTACAAGGTTTTTTACTGGGCTTGCCGGTAGATGAACAACGTTTAGAAAATTTACAATTCCATTAATAGCGCTCTAATTGATTGAGCGTCAGGATAGACAATATGGCTCACGGAACTCCACCCTGAAACTCTGCTACAATATCGCCAATTTTTTTCATATTGATCGAATTTGATCTCGAATGCTGTGCATTGAGCAGTAGGTATATTTCATGAGCTTTAAGCAAGAACTGGCGGCACAAGTCGCCCAGCGACGTACGTTCGCTATTATTTCCCACCCCGATGCCGGTAAAACCACCATGACAGAAAAATTGCTGTTATGGGGTCAGGCCATTCAGGTTGCCGGGATGGTAAAAAGCCGTAAATCTGACCGGGCCGCAACATCGGACTGGATGGAAATGGAAAAAGAGCGTGGTATCTCGATTACGACCTCGGTAATGCAATTCCCTTTTAAAGACAAGATGATCAATCTTCTGGACACCCCGGGACATGAAGACTTCTCGGAAGATACCTATCGTACCCTAACCGCAGTAGACTCTGCGCTGATGGTGATTGACGGGGCAAAAGGTGTCGAAGACCGTACCATTAAACTGATGGAAGTGTGTCGAATGCGCGATACACCGATCATTTCATTCGTCAACAAAATGGACCGTGAAATCCGTGAACCGCTTGAGCTTCTGGATGAAATCGAAAACGTTCTGAAAATTAAATGTGTTCCGATCACCTGGCCGCTCGGTACTGGCCGTGATTTTGCCGGTGTATTCAATTTAATCGAAGAAAAATTCTACGTGTATAAAGCCGGTTTCGGTTCAGTGATTACTGAGATCGAAGTGCGTGATGGTTATGACTATCCTGATCTTCGTGAGAAAGTGGGTGAACTGGCTTGGGCGGCATTTGAAGAATCGCTGGAACTGGTACAAATGGCCAATGAGCCTTTAGACCGTGAAGAATTCCTGGCCGGTCGTCAAACGCCTGTTCTATTCGGTACAGCCTTGGGTAACTTTGGTGTCGACCATGTTCTGGATGCCTTCAGTCAATATGCGCCATCTCCTAAAGCCCATCCGACTCAAGATCGTGTTGTAGAAGCAGATGAAGAAGGCTTCACCGGTTTTGTCTTTAAAATTCAGGCCAATATGGATCCGAAACACCGTGACCGTATTGCCTTCATGCGAATCTGTTCAGGAAAGTATGAAAAAGGCTTGAAGATGAAGCATGTACGTCTGGATAAAGATGTGCGTATCAGCGATGCCTTAACTTTCTTGGCTGGCGATCGTCAGCATCTTGAAGAAGCCTGGCCGGGTGATATTATTGGTTTGCATAACCATGGCACCATCCAGATTGGTGATACATTTACCTCGGGTGAGAAACTTCAGTTCACCGGTATTCCTCACTTTGCGCCTGAAATGTTCCGTCGTGTCCGCTTGAAAGATCCACTAAAATCCAAGCAATTGCAAAAAGGTCTGAAAGAGCTGTCTGAAGAAGGGGCGACTCAGGTATTCATGCCGCAGAATAACAACGACCTGATCGTGGGTGCTGTGGGTGTGCTACAGTTTGAAGTGGTGGCTTACCGTCTGAAAGAAGAATACAAGGTCGACTGTGTTTACGAACCGGTCAGCATCAACACAGTACGTTGGGTGTCTTGCGATGACGAGAAGAAATTCAACGAATTCAAGAAAAAAGCCCATGACCAGTTGTCCGTAGATGGCGGTGGTCATTTAACTTATCTTGCGCCAAGCCGAGTGAATTTGCAGCTCATGCAAGAACGTTATCCGGACATCGTGTTCCACAATACGCGTGAACACTAAACTTTCAGGCTACGCAGCTAAAGTTTAAAAATATAAAACAGCTTCTCCGGAAGCTGTTTTATTTTATGCTACATTTAAGCAATTAATAACTCGATAGATATAGCAAAGAGAATGAAGCTCAGCAAGGAAGTCGTCCTCGGTTCTGTGATTGGTTTAAGTCTTGTCCTGAGTGGCTGTGATAAAAGTGAAAAAGAGCCTGTTAATACTCCGCAAAATGAGAAAATCACCGCAGCTCAGCAGACCGCAGATGTTTTACCTTATCTGAATATTCAAGAGCAGCCGGCCAAAATTGCCTTGCCATTTTGTGAAAATAAAAACTGTATTAATCTGGATATTCAGACCTTGCATACGGTTGATCCATGGATGAACCAATGGATTGAAAAGCAGCAGGCCAAAGTGATCCAGGATCAAATCGGTTTGAAACAGGACATGAATTTACAGCAGGCCATCAATGCCTATGTAAAAAAATCGGATGCCTGGCAGGCGCAGCTCAATTTGAACAAGGCTTATGAATTATCGCTATATACCCGCATTCCTTACCAGCGCAATCAATATGTATTGATGCAGATCGGGGTCGATACCAAACAGGAAAATGTCAGCGTGCATGAGCGCTATTATTTTTTTGTGGCTGATCGTCGCCAGCAGAAAATGCTGACTCCACTGGATATTATCGATCCTAAGCAACAGTTAGTAATGGATCAGATTATTCAGCAAGCCTATGAGACATGGCTCAAAGAAAATGATCCGCAAGTTCAGCAGAAGGCACCGAAAAAACTGTATTGGGGACAGGCTGACTGGTTCTTTGATCAGGAAGGTATTGGGCTGCATTTTCGCAGTCATGAAATCAGCAAAGATGCCAAGCAACTGGATATTTATTTAACAAAACAACAAACACAACAGGTCTTGAAAGCTGATATCTATCAGCATATGTTTTAAAGCGCGTACTCCTGCAAGCATACAGGTTCCAAAAAGGTGAATGAATGCCAAAATACAAGAATATCTTTTGTCTATCCATCCTTGCATCAGCGATCTTGCTGAGTGCCTGCCAGCCGAAGAGTAATGAGCCGGAAGAATCAAGTGCTTCCGAGGTGCTACAAGCCGAAGCTGAAGCACTTAAACTGAGCGGCGATACTGAAAAGCTCAAGCTGGCGATTCCAGAATGTGAAGACAAAAGCTGTCCGGAAATCTCGATCGAACGCCTGAATAGTAATCAGAGCTTTATTGATGAATGGATCGACCAGCAGATTCTGCAACAGTTGAAAAATATCCTGTCTGTTGATGCGATTGAACCGGCAAAAGTGAGCGCTGCCAGCGAAGCAGACGTTGCCGCCTCTGAACCCAAAGCGGCTTTGGCCACAGTAACCACACCGAAACAGCAGCTTGAGCAGCAAACCCAGCCCTATATGCAGACTTTCTTGAATCTGGATAAGGAACTCAAGGCCCTGAGTGCCAGTCATAGTATTAGCCTGATGATTAAGCCCAAGATTCTGAATTCAGGTGATCCGTTGGCGACCGTGGTTCTGAACAGCAGTTATTATCTAGGAGGCGCACACGGCGCATCTGCACAGACCTATTATAATTTTGATCTGGAGCAGAAAAAACTGGTCAAACTGGATGACATTATTGCAGCCAAACAGAAAGCTCAACTGGAAGCGCGTGCTTATGACGCGTTTAAAAACTGGGTGGTAGAGTCCAAACTGGCCAAAGATGTGGCGGAATATGAGCAGGCCTGGAAGTTCAGACTCACCGATAATTTCTATCTGGCTCAACAAGGTCTGGTCTTGCAATATGCCGAATATGAAATTGGGCCATATGTGGTTGGCTTGCCACGTTTAATGATTCCTTATGAGCAGCTACAAGGTGTGCTGAAACCTGAATATCTGCCTAAAACTGAAAAAGCTGCCTCTGAGGCACAGCCAGCATCTGCTGCAAAAGCCAAATGACCTTGAAACTGTTTGATACGCATACCCATTTTGATGTTCCCGATTTTGATCCTGATCGGGAACAGTTGGCGTATGCGGCAAAAGCGGCAGGTGTCGAGCATCTGGTTTTAATTGGTTTTTTGCAAAACCGTTTTGCTGATCTGTTAGGAACTCACGACTTTATCAATGACCTGGGAAATGCACCGCAAAGTCATTTAGCCCCGGGCTTGCATCCATTTTATATTGAACAGCATCAGACTGATCATTTACAGGAGCTGGAACAGCTGCTTAAAAATGAGCATTGTATTGCCATTGGCGAAATCGGTCTGGATACCTTTTTAAAACAGCACAAACAGGCTGAAATTTTCCAGAAGCAAAAAGATTTTTTTGCTGCACAGCTGGAACTGGCGCAGCAATTCGATAAGCCGGTTTTGCTGCATATCCGTAAGTCACATGCGGAGGTTTTGCAGATTTTAAAACAACAGCAGTTTAAACAGGGCGGCATTGCGCATGCCTTTGGTGGTGGGATTGAGGAAGCCAAGGCTTTTATCAAGCTGGGATTCAAACTGGGCATCACCGGGCAAATCACCAATCTAAATGCCAAAAAACTTCATCAAGTGGTGCAGTATGTCGGACCAGAACATTTGGTATTGGAAACTGACTGTCCGGATATGACGCCACTCTGTTGTCAAAGCTCGACCGAGCAACGTACCCGAAATACACCTGCAAATTTACCTTATGTGCTGCAAGGACTGGCAAAGAGCCTGCATATGCACAAAGAGGAACTGGCTGAACAGCTCTGGCAAAATACTCATCAGGCCCTGCATCTGACCATTTAAGTTAATACTCTTAACTCAGTCTTAAATTCCCAGTTCATCATAAATCGAAAAAAAGGTGCATTATGCAATTTCTAAAATGCTTCAGACTTGGCATCATGCCATATATATTCTTTTAGGTGAGATTCACATGGCACAAGGACTTTTGGCGGGTAAGCGCTTCTTGATCGCGGGCATTGCGAGTAAATTATCGATTGCTTTTGGTATTGCTCAAGCATTGCATCGTGAAGGTGCTGAATTGGCTTTTACTTATCCAAATGAAAAGCTGAAAAAGCGGGTAGATGACTTTGCTGAACAGTTTGGTTCGAAACTGGTTTTTCCTTGTGATGTGGCAGTCGATGCTGAAATTGACCATGCATTTGCCGAACTGGCTAAACACTGGGATGGTCTGGACGGCGTAGTGCATTCTATCGGTTTTGCACCGGCACATACGCTAGATGGTGACTTCACCGAGATCACGGATCGTGAAGGCTTTAATATTGCACATGACATCAGTGCTTATAGCTTTATTGCAATGGCACGTGCGGCAAAACCTTTGCTGCAAGTCCGTCAAGGCTGTTTGCTGACATTGACCTATCAAGGTTCTGAGCGTGTAATGCCAAACTATAACGTGATGGGTATGGCCAAAGCCTCTTTAGAAGCAGGCGTACGTTATTTGGCGTCTAGCTTGGGTCAGGAAGGTATTCGTGTGAACGCGATCTCTGCGGGTCCAATCCGTACCTTGGCAGCTTCAGGTATTAAATCATTCCGTAAAATGCTTGACCTGAATGAGAAAGTTGCTCCATTAAAACGTAATGTGACGATTGAAGATGTCGGTAATGCCGCATTATTCCTGTGCTCGCCATGGGCTAACGGAATTACCGGTGAAATCCTGTATGTCGATGCCGGTTTCAATACGGTAGGTATGAGCGCTGATTTGATGGCGGATGCGGAATAAGTCCTATAAATCCTCTCTCCCTCAGGGAGAGAGTTAGAGAGAGGGGAATGACTTCTTTCTCTGAGTGAGGAAATGATTAAAATCCCCCTCATTCCCCCTTTGATAAACGGGGAGGCCACTCAAGGCAATAAAAAAGACCGCATAAGTGGTCTTTTTTAGATTTGAATGACAGCGATTAAGCTTGACCATCCACAGCAGCGGCTTGGGCACGTTGCATATTGGCTTCAAATTCAGCATCGAAGTTGATTGGAGTCAATAGCAATTGTGGGAAGCTACCTTTAGTCACCATATCATTCACTGCTTCACGTAGGAACGGGAACAGGATGTTCGGGCAGTATGCGCCTAGGATGTATGGAAGACGCTCTTCTTCAACGCCATCTACCAGGAAAATACCAGCTTGAGTGACATCAACGATAAACGCGGTATCACCTTCGTTGGTCGCTTGAACCACGACTTTCAAAGCTACTTCAAAATGAGTTTCATCAATTTTTTCTGCAGAAGAAGAAAGATTGATGTTTAACTCAGGTTGCCATTGCTTGGTAAAAACTTGCGCCCCAGGAACTTCAAAAGAAATATCTTTGGTATAAATACGCTCTAATGCCAATTGTGGTTGAGCTTGTTGTTCTTCACTCATTTTTTGATCCTTAATATGAAGTGATAATTTTAGTAAGGTTAAGCCAGCAATTCATCAAGTTTGCCTTCACGCTCTAAAGCATAAAGCTGGTCAAAACCGCCGATGAACTGATCATTAATAAAAATTTGTGGCACGGTACGGTGATTGGTACGCTGCATCAATTCAAGACGTACTTCAGGCGCTTCTTGAGACAAGTTAATCTCTTTATATGCCACACCCTTACGTTCCAGTAGCTGTTTTGCACGCACGCAATAAGGACACACTGTCGTCGAGTAAATAGTAACTTCAGCCATGATCAATCTCCTGTTCGTGGATTATTTGCTTTTCACCAAAGGTAAACCTTGAGCTTTCCAGTTGCTGACGCCGCCATCAAGACGGTAGGCATCGGCATGACCAACCTGCTGTAATGCAGTACCAGCCACCTGTCCAAGGTTACAAATGAACACCAAAGGGCGATCAGATGCTTTCAGCTCTTCAACATGTTTTGTAATCTGGCTATATGGAATATTACGGCTGCCGCTGATATGACCTTCACGGAAGTCTTTGGCATCACGTAGATCAACCAGCATGGCATTTTTTGCTTTGACTAAAATTCCCAGCGATTGCGGAGAAATTTTGCGACCGTTACGTTGACCTTCGATAATGAAGAACAAAACCACTAATACCGCGAGTGTTCCAAATAAGAAGGGGTGATTCCCCATAAACTCGAACCAACGTTCCACAATTCACCTAATTACAATTTTAAAATTGCCAAGAGTATAGCTCATAAATATGGTGATCAAAATCACCGCTTCAAGGGCCAAGGGTTAAGAAAATTAATTTTTTTGCTGTGCTTCAGTGATTTCGTCGATTAAACGTAAATAGCTGTCCAGTCGGCGCGGCAAAATTTCACCTTCGGCCGCAGCCTGACGCAAAGCACATTGTTTTTCATGCTTATGGGTACAGTTACGGAACTGACAATGGCCGAGCAGATTTTCAATTTCAGGAAAGCCGCTTTGTACCTTATCTAAAGTCAGATGCCACAGGCCAAATTCACGAATTCCCGGAGAGTCAATCAGGGCGGCACCTTCACCAAAACCGATCAGGCGCGTTGACGTCGTGGTGTGTTGACCGAGTGCCGAGTTTTCCGAAATAATATTGGTTTTCTGTGCGGCATCCGGCACGATCGCATTAATCAGCGTGCTTTTACCCACACCAGATTGACCGACGAAAGCCACCGTTTCATTTTCCAGACGATTAGACAGTGCAGTCAGGTCGCCATCGGATTGGGTCTGCATCACTTCATAACCGAGATCTTGATATTCTTGCAGCAGAGTCAGAATCGGATCGTTTTCTTTTAACAAATCGGCTTTATTCATCACCAGCAATGCAGGAATATCGGCATCGGCACAGGCCACCAGATAACGGTCGATCAGGCCCGGCGCTGGCTCAGGCAATGGTGCAAACACGATCACAATCAGTGAAATGTTGGCCGCTACCGGTTTAACCTTGTGATAGCGGTCGGGGCGTGTCAATAAGGATTTTCGGGGATGAATCGCGGTGATAATTCCTAAACCGGTATTCGGATCGGCTTGCCATTTGACCCGGTCACCCGTGACCAATAAATCCAGATTGGTTCGAGTATGACAGCGCCAGACGCTGTCCAGTTCAATCTCTTTCCAGAAAGGTTCAGGCTCACCATCGGCGACCACAGGTTTTTCAGGGTGAATGTCAGGGCGAGACAAAGCTTGCACTTCAAGTTGGCGGCCATAATGTTGCACCACTAAACCTTCAAGATCACTGGAGGTATCGAGATCTTCTTGACGTGTTTTCTGTTGTTTCTGAATGCGGCGCTGTTGTTGCTCTGTCAGACGACGCTTACGTATTAAGGCCATTCATATCCTAAAAAAACCGGGTAAATCAGATGGCAAAAATAGCATGAAGCAGCCCCCGAATGACACCCAAGATGTAATTAATTTGCTACTATAGTTGTTTTTAAACCCAATAAGATTGCACATTTATGAGCAGCACCGCTGATACCCGCCTGATTTGGATTGACCTTGAAATGACAGGTCTAGACACAGACAATGATCAAATTATTGAAATTGCAACAATTGTAACCGATGACAATTTGAATATTTTGGCTGAAGGTCCTGTGCTTGCGGTACATCAGCCTGCACGTCTGTTAAATGCCATGGATGAGTGGAACACTCGCCAGCATGGTCAGTCCGGTCTGATTGAGCGTGTGCGTCGCAGTAAACTGACCGCTCAGGATGCCGAGCAGCAAACCCTTGAATTCCTGAAAAAATGGGTCAATCCAAAATCTTCACCGATGTGTGGTAACTCGATCTGTCAGGATCGTCGCTTCCTGCACCGTTTGATGCCTGAACTGGAACAGTATTTCCATTACCGTAATCTGGATGTCTCTTCAGTGAAAGAACTAGCCAAACGCTGGCGCCCGGAAATCATGAGCGGTCTCAAGAAAAATGCCTCGCATCTGGCGATGGATGATATTCGCGATTCGATTGCAGAACTGAAATATTATCGTCAATATTTCTTTATCATGAATAAAGACTAAATTCCGATGAATTGAAAAGAGGCGCAAGCCTCT from Acinetobacter lwoffii encodes the following:
- the grxC gene encoding glutaredoxin 3, with protein sequence MAEVTIYSTTVCPYCVRAKQLLERKGVAYKEINLSQEAPEVRLELMQRTNHRTVPQIFINDQFIGGFDQLYALEREGKLDELLA
- the rsgA gene encoding ribosome small subunit-dependent GTPase A, translating into MALIRKRRLTEQQQRRIQKQQKTRQEDLDTSSDLEGLVVQHYGRQLEVQALSRPDIHPEKPVVADGEPEPFWKEIELDSVWRCHTRTNLDLLVTGDRVKWQADPNTGLGIITAIHPRKSLLTRPDRYHKVKPVAANISLIVIVFAPLPEPAPGLIDRYLVACADADIPALLVMNKADLLKENDPILTLLQEYQDLGYEVMQTQSDGDLTALSNRLENETVAFVGQSGVGKSTLINAIVPDAAQKTNIISENSALGQHTTTSTRLIGFGEGAALIDSPGIREFGLWHLTLDKVQSGFPEIENLLGHCQFRNCTHKHEKQCALRQAAAEGEILPRRLDSYLRLIDEITEAQQKN
- a CDS encoding TatD family hydrolase, whose product is MTLKLFDTHTHFDVPDFDPDREQLAYAAKAAGVEHLVLIGFLQNRFADLLGTHDFINDLGNAPQSHLAPGLHPFYIEQHQTDHLQELEQLLKNEHCIAIGEIGLDTFLKQHKQAEIFQKQKDFFAAQLELAQQFDKPVLLHIRKSHAEVLQILKQQQFKQGGIAHAFGGGIEEAKAFIKLGFKLGITGQITNLNAKKLHQVVQYVGPEHLVLETDCPDMTPLCCQSSTEQRTRNTPANLPYVLQGLAKSLHMHKEELAEQLWQNTHQALHLTI
- a CDS encoding rhodanese-like domain-containing protein; its protein translation is MERWFEFMGNHPFLFGTLAVLVVLFFIIEGQRNGRKISPQSLGILVKAKNAMLVDLRDAKDFREGHISGSRNIPYSQITKHVEELKASDRPLVFICNLGQVAGTALQQVGHADAYRLDGGVSNWKAQGLPLVKSK
- the orn gene encoding oligoribonuclease, which gives rise to MSSTADTRLIWIDLEMTGLDTDNDQIIEIATIVTDDNLNILAEGPVLAVHQPARLLNAMDEWNTRQHGQSGLIERVRRSKLTAQDAEQQTLEFLKKWVNPKSSPMCGNSICQDRRFLHRLMPELEQYFHYRNLDVSSVKELAKRWRPEIMSGLKKNASHLAMDDIRDSIAELKYYRQYFFIMNKD
- a CDS encoding enoyl-ACP reductase FabI, which codes for MAQGLLAGKRFLIAGIASKLSIAFGIAQALHREGAELAFTYPNEKLKKRVDDFAEQFGSKLVFPCDVAVDAEIDHAFAELAKHWDGLDGVVHSIGFAPAHTLDGDFTEITDREGFNIAHDISAYSFIAMARAAKPLLQVRQGCLLTLTYQGSERVMPNYNVMGMAKASLEAGVRYLASSLGQEGIRVNAISAGPIRTLAASGIKSFRKMLDLNEKVAPLKRNVTIEDVGNAALFLCSPWANGITGEILYVDAGFNTVGMSADLMADAE
- the secB gene encoding protein-export chaperone SecB — translated: MSEEQQAQPQLALERIYTKDISFEVPGAQVFTKQWQPELNINLSSSAEKIDETHFEVALKVVVQATNEGDTAFIVDVTQAGIFLVDGVEEERLPYILGAYCPNILFPFLREAVNDMVTKGSFPQLLLTPINFDAEFEANMQRAQAAAVDGQA